A genomic window from Silene latifolia isolate original U9 population chromosome 11, ASM4854445v1, whole genome shotgun sequence includes:
- the LOC141613071 gene encoding germin-like protein, which yields MAYSNTFVFLILMAFTSSVACATDPTQLQDFCVGVNDPNQALFVNGMFCKNAMEATPEDFFFKGLDIPRKPNKLGVNVTMVTAVQVPGLNTLGISLARIDFAPYGLNPPHTHPRATEVLTVMEGTLYVGFVTSNFANGGNKLFSKVLNKGDVFVFPHGLVHFQFNIGNSPGVAIAGLNSQNPGVVTIRSAVFGAQSPVYIGRRPSPGPPVGY from the exons ATGGCATACAGTAACACCTTTGTTTTTCTCATACTTATGGCCTTCACTTCCTCTGTGGCTTGTGCTACTGATCCAACCCAACTTCAAGATTTTTGCGTCGGAGTTAACGACCCTAACCAAGCTC TGTTTGTGAATGGCATGTTTTGCAAGAATGCAATGGAAGCAACACCGGAAGATTTTTTCTTCAAAGGACTCGACATTCCAAGGAAGCCTAACAAATTAGGAGTCAATGTCACAATGGTTACAGCAGTGCAAGTACCTGGTCTCAACACCCTTGGTATTTCGTTGGCTAGGATTGACTTTGCACCATACGGACTCAATCCACCTCACACCCACCCTCGTGCCACCGAAGTCTTAACTGTTATGGAAGGGACCCTCTATGTTGGGTTTGTCACATCCAACTTTGCAAACGGCGGAAACAAGTTATTCAGTAAAGTGTTAAACAAAGGAGATGTTTTCGTATTTCCACACGGTCTCGTTCACTTTCAATTTAATATTGGTAATTCCCCTGGTGTGGCTATTGCTGGGTTGAACAGCCAAAACCCAGGTGTTGTGACTATTCGCAGCGCGGTGTTTGGAGCACAGTCACCTGTATATATCGGTCGACGTCCTAGCCCAGGCCCTCCAGTTGGATACTAA